The following coding sequences lie in one Arachis ipaensis cultivar K30076 chromosome B03, Araip1.1, whole genome shotgun sequence genomic window:
- the LOC107632840 gene encoding protein MAIN-LIKE 1-like, translating into MEHQLLGYEHEMYRLDHAEHIAGRLDRVAPRILRTRQNLMTRPPKQIRPYLRRAGFEYVAYMVEFEHDWSLASALIERWRPESHTFHLPCGEMTITLQDVAYQLGLRIDGDPVSGCIDGWEQHYQGWTIEVLCEQILGVVPSPEDRQSQTKWTVKLTWFHNTVCGEVEQDAKEDRLMRYTRGYIMSLIGGILFSDASDSQVHIRWLPLLEDLDACGRLSWSSAVLAWLYRQMCQATEHGQRNLGGCVSLMLSWAYHRIPLVRPDGFDARRFSLVISILCPL; encoded by the exons ATGGAGCATCAGTTATTGGGTTATGAGCATGAGATGTATAGATTGGATCACGCTGAGCACATCGCTGGGAGGCTTGATCGAGTG GCGCCTCGGATCTTGCGCACCAGACAGAACTTGATGACACGGCCGCCAAAGCAGATTAGGCCATATCTGAGACGAGCCGGGTTTGAGTACGTCGCATATATGGTCGAGTTTGAGCATGATTGGTCGCTTGCCTCGGCGTTGATAGAGAGGTGGAGGCCTGAGTCCCACACATTTCATTTACCGTGCGGAGAGATGACTATCACCCTGCAGGACGTGGCCTATCAGTTGGGCCTTAGGATTGACGGTGATCCTGTTAGTGGATGTATAGATGGGTGGGAGCAACACTACCAGGGATGGACCATTGAGGTGTTATGTGAGCAAATACTAGGTGTTGTTCCCAGCCCAGAGGACAGGCAGTCACAGACGAAGTGGACTGTGAAGCTTACTTGGTTCCACAACACAGTTTGTGGAGAGGTAGAGCAAGATGCCAAAGAGGATCGGTTGATGAGGTATACGAGAGGATACATCATGTCGTTGATAGGTGGTATCCTCTTCTCCGATGCATCTGACTCTCAGGTGCATATCAGGTGGCTTCCCCTGCTGGAGGACCTTGATGCGTGTGGCAGGTTGTCGTGGAGTTCGGCTGTGTTGGCATGGCTGTACCGCCAGATGTGCCAGGCCACGGAGCATGGTCAGCGCAACTTGGGAGGATGCGTCAGCTTGATGCTTTCTTGGGCCTACCACCGTATTCCGTTAGTACGGCCCGATGGGTTTGATGCTCGTCGCTTTTCCCTGGTCATCAGCATACTGTGCCCACTGTGA
- the LOC107630133 gene encoding probable histone H2A.1, which produces MAGRGKTLGSGNAKKATSRSSKAGLQFPVGRIARFLKAGKYAERVGAGAPVYLAAVLEYLAAEVLELAGNAARDNKKTRIVPRHIQLAVRNDEELSKLLGDVTIANGGVMPNIHNLLLPKKTGTSSKAAGDDDS; this is translated from the exons ATGGCGGGTCGAGGCAAAACATTAGGATCTGGCAACGCCAAGAAGGCCACCTCTCGGAGCAGCAAGGCCGGTCTTCAATTCCCCGTTGGTCGTATTGCCCGTTTCCTGAAGGCTGGAAAATACGCCGAACGGGTCGGTGCCGGCGCCCCCGTTTACCTCGCCGCCGTCCTTGAATACCTAGCCGCCGAG GTTCTTGAGTTAGCTGGGAACGCTGCGAGAGATAACAAGAAGACCAGAATTGTGCCACGTCACATTCAATTGGCGGTTAGAAATGACGAAGAGTTAAGCAAGCTTCTTGGAGATGTAACAATTGCCAACGGTGGTGTGATGCCCAACATTCACAACCTCTTGCTTCCTAAGAAGACCGGAACCTCGTCCAAGGCTGCTGGCGATGATGATTCTTAG